In one Cronobacter dublinensis subsp. dublinensis LMG 23823 genomic region, the following are encoded:
- a CDS encoding Cof-type HAD-IIB family hydrolase, whose product MAVKLIAVDMDGTFLSDAKTYNRARFLSQYAELKARGIRFVVASGNQYYQLTSFFPEIADEIAFVAENGAWVVCEGNDLFNGELTEEEYRHVITHLLTLEDIEIIACGKRSGYTLNRYDTRFKEMASRYYHRLEFVDDLFAARDIFFKFALNLPDSQLLKTMDDLTEAFDGIVVPVSSGHGSIDLIIPGLHKANGIQMLQRRWGIADQEVVAFGDGGNDVEMLRHAGFGFAMENAPQAIHEVARYRAPANNQEGVLEVIDKILNGEAPFA is encoded by the coding sequence ATGGCAGTGAAGTTAATCGCCGTGGATATGGACGGCACCTTTTTAAGCGATGCCAAGACTTACAATCGCGCGCGTTTTCTGTCGCAGTACGCCGAGCTGAAAGCGCGCGGCATCCGTTTTGTGGTGGCGAGCGGCAACCAGTATTACCAACTGACGTCGTTCTTCCCGGAGATAGCCGACGAGATAGCCTTTGTTGCCGAAAACGGCGCGTGGGTGGTGTGTGAGGGCAACGATCTGTTTAACGGCGAGCTGACTGAAGAGGAGTATCGCCACGTCATCACTCACCTGCTGACGCTGGAAGACATAGAGATCATCGCCTGCGGCAAGCGCAGCGGCTATACGCTTAACCGTTACGACACGCGTTTCAAGGAGATGGCGTCGCGCTACTATCACCGGCTGGAGTTTGTCGACGACCTGTTCGCGGCCAGGGACATTTTCTTTAAGTTCGCGCTCAACCTGCCGGACAGCCAGCTGCTGAAAACAATGGACGACCTGACCGAAGCGTTTGACGGTATCGTCGTGCCGGTCTCAAGTGGTCACGGCTCTATCGATCTCATCATTCCGGGCCTGCATAAAGCGAACGGCATTCAGATGCTGCAACGACGCTGGGGCATCGCGGACCAGGAGGTGGTGGCATTCGGCGATGGCGGCAATGATGTCGAGATGCTGCGCCATGCCGGGTTTGGGTTTGCAATGGAAAACGCGCCGCAGGCGATTCACGAGGTGGCGCGCTACCGGGCACCGGCCAATAACCAGGAGGGCGTGCTTGAGGTGATTGATAAGATCCTGAACGGCGAAGCGCCGTTTGCGTGA
- a CDS encoding flagellin N-terminal helical domain-containing protein — translation MATIFNNLMSGNVLTQQKKTAASLSQSIERLSSGMRINSAKDDAAGQAIANRMSATLNANDVATRSMNDGISLSQTAEGALSEVSALLIRAKELAVQAATGTLDSTDRAAISTEFGQIKAQIDAIATGTTIFGKYPLAPAAPPKPPAPQLGNIPSINQRFPVPGQQYTFSSGLVPLAYIPAGATDITLTINSGWMDDDIQLFSRDGSHLVGTPLNGPTRDFTWTNNGVNSTATANTKVISTDNGFLPGASYSDTNLTQGPATYNVSGGAVKNYNGMTITYSGDGDRYETPATGWANNGTVSAGNYLERLSIDKVTEDVIIMVVGNGSFFGQMTWSKLPLPTDKPDGPVSTDTDIVMSADYGEAVKYKTIPATPSDTKTLGLDAARLDNQQGASQAIDTIDHALDTVSSYRGTYGSLVNTFDSAKAGLAQKTVATTAARSRIEDADFAQETSNLSRTQILQQAGNAVLAQANQQAESVLSLLK, via the coding sequence ATGGCGACTATATTTAATAATCTGATGTCAGGTAACGTCCTGACGCAGCAGAAAAAAACGGCCGCTAGCTTAAGCCAGTCTATTGAGCGGCTCTCATCCGGCATGCGCATTAACAGCGCGAAGGATGACGCTGCCGGGCAGGCTATTGCCAACCGTATGTCCGCGACGCTCAACGCTAACGATGTGGCGACGCGTAGCATGAACGACGGTATTAGCCTTTCCCAGACCGCGGAAGGCGCGCTTTCGGAAGTCAGCGCGCTGCTGATTCGCGCTAAAGAGCTGGCTGTGCAGGCAGCTACCGGTACACTCGATTCGACTGACCGTGCGGCTATCTCGACCGAGTTTGGCCAGATTAAAGCGCAGATTGACGCCATTGCCACAGGGACGACGATTTTCGGCAAATATCCGCTGGCACCCGCGGCACCCCCGAAGCCACCCGCGCCGCAGCTCGGCAATATTCCGTCCATTAACCAACGCTTCCCGGTGCCTGGTCAGCAATACACGTTCAGTTCCGGGCTGGTGCCGCTGGCCTATATTCCGGCGGGTGCGACCGACATTACGCTGACCATTAACTCCGGCTGGATGGATGACGATATCCAGCTGTTCAGCCGCGACGGCAGCCATCTGGTCGGCACGCCGCTGAACGGCCCCACCCGCGATTTCACCTGGACGAATAACGGGGTGAACAGTACCGCAACGGCCAATACCAAAGTCATCTCCACCGATAACGGCTTTCTGCCTGGCGCCAGCTACAGCGATACGAACCTGACGCAGGGCCCGGCCACCTATAACGTGAGCGGCGGCGCGGTGAAGAATTACAACGGCATGACCATCACCTACAGCGGCGACGGCGACCGCTACGAGACGCCCGCGACCGGCTGGGCCAATAACGGCACTGTGTCGGCGGGCAACTATCTGGAGCGTCTCTCCATCGATAAGGTGACAGAAGATGTGATCATCATGGTCGTCGGTAACGGGTCGTTTTTCGGCCAGATGACCTGGTCCAAACTGCCGCTGCCGACCGATAAGCCCGACGGGCCAGTCAGTACCGACACCGACATCGTGATGAGCGCCGACTACGGCGAGGCGGTGAAGTATAAAACGATCCCGGCGACACCCTCGGACACCAAAACGCTCGGCCTGGACGCCGCGCGGCTGGATAATCAGCAGGGAGCGTCGCAGGCGATAGACACCATCGATCACGCGCTGGATACCGTGAGCAGCTATCGCGGCACCTATGGCAGCCTCGTGAATACGTTTGATTCGGCGAAAGCGGGGCTGGCGCAGAAAACCGTCGCCACCACCGCCGCGCGCAGCCGCATCGAGGATGCGGACTTCGCCCAAGAGACCAGTAACCTCAGCCGGACGCAGATCCTGCAACAGG
- a CDS encoding MFS transporter, translating into MQTHANRTGRLGRQALLFPLCLVLYEFSTYIGNDMIQPGMLAVVEQYQAGVEWVPTSMTAYLAGGMFLQWLLGPLSDRIGRRPVMLAGVVWFIVTCLATLLAQNIEQFTVLRFLQGISLCFIGAVGYAAIQESFEEAVCIKITALMANVALIAPLLGPLVGAAWVHAAPWEMMFVLFAALAAISFFGLWRAMPETATRLGEKLSLRELGRDYKKVLKNLRFVSGALAIGFVSLPLLAWIAQSPVIIISGEQMSTYEYGLLQVPIFGALIIGNLVLAKLTARRSVRSLIVMGGWPIMAGLALAAFATVISSHAYLWMTAGLSIYAFGIGIANAGLVRLTLFASDISKGTVSAAMGMLQMTIFTVGIEVSKHAWTGGGNGLFNLFNFASGLLWLGLTVIFLKDKTVGASREG; encoded by the coding sequence ATGCAAACTCACGCAAACCGAACCGGACGTCTCGGACGCCAGGCGCTGCTGTTCCCGCTCTGCCTGGTGCTCTACGAATTCTCTACCTATATCGGCAACGACATGATCCAGCCGGGAATGCTCGCGGTCGTCGAGCAGTATCAGGCGGGCGTGGAATGGGTGCCGACCTCGATGACCGCCTATCTCGCGGGCGGCATGTTTTTACAGTGGTTGCTCGGCCCGCTCTCGGATCGCATCGGCCGTCGGCCGGTGATGCTGGCGGGCGTGGTGTGGTTTATCGTGACCTGCCTCGCCACGCTGCTGGCCCAGAATATTGAACAGTTCACCGTGCTGCGCTTCCTGCAGGGCATCAGCCTGTGCTTTATCGGCGCGGTGGGCTATGCGGCTATCCAGGAGTCGTTTGAAGAGGCGGTGTGCATCAAAATCACCGCGCTGATGGCGAATGTCGCGCTGATTGCCCCGCTGCTTGGCCCGCTGGTGGGCGCGGCCTGGGTACATGCCGCGCCGTGGGAGATGATGTTTGTGTTGTTCGCCGCGCTGGCGGCCATCTCGTTCTTCGGCCTGTGGCGCGCGATGCCGGAAACCGCGACGCGGCTTGGCGAAAAGCTGTCGCTGCGCGAACTGGGCCGCGACTATAAAAAAGTGCTGAAAAACCTGCGCTTTGTGTCCGGCGCGCTGGCGATCGGTTTCGTCAGCCTGCCGCTGCTGGCGTGGATTGCCCAGTCGCCGGTGATTATCATCAGCGGCGAGCAGATGAGCACCTATGAATATGGGCTGTTGCAGGTGCCGATTTTCGGCGCGCTGATTATCGGCAACCTGGTGCTGGCGAAACTTACCGCGCGGCGCAGCGTGCGTTCGCTGATTGTGATGGGCGGCTGGCCGATTATGGCCGGCCTGGCGCTGGCGGCCTTCGCCACGGTTATCTCATCCCACGCGTATCTCTGGATGACGGCGGGGCTCAGCATTTACGCCTTCGGTATCGGCATCGCCAACGCGGGCCTGGTGCGCCTGACGCTGTTTGCAAGCGACATCTCCAAAGGCACCGTTTCCGCGGCGATGGGAATGTTGCAGATGACCATTTTTACCGTCGGCATCGAGGTGAGCAAACACGCCTGGACGGGCGGCGGCAACGGGCTCTTCAACCTGTTTAACTTCGCAAGCGGCCTGCTGTGGCTGGGCCTGACGGTTATTTTCCTCAAAGACAAAACCGTTGGCGCCAGCCGGGAAGGCTGA